The Streptomyces aurantiacus genome includes a region encoding these proteins:
- a CDS encoding DUF5999 family protein gives MCQHQPPCPTADSADREAALLAAHHPEQGWSLLCNGVLLFEDTGELLPDGRIIAPHRPLATDVMTAA, from the coding sequence ATGTGCCAGCACCAGCCACCGTGCCCGACAGCCGACTCCGCCGACCGGGAAGCAGCGCTCCTCGCGGCGCACCACCCGGAACAGGGATGGAGCCTGCTGTGCAACGGCGTCCTGCTCTTCGAGGACACCGGTGAGCTCCTGCCGGACGGCCGGATCATCGCCCCGCACCGGCCTCTGGCCACGGACGTGATGACCGCCGCCTGA
- a CDS encoding glutamate-cysteine ligase family protein encodes MGEKVVAGPIGLSDRRRYREKLQQCLAGLARLLAEKQFDRPKNLMGLEIELNLAGSDGMPRMMNAQVLERIASRDFQTELAMFNLEVNIAPHRLEGRVFDRLAEELRTSFAYAHRKANEVDAGIVMIGILPTLARDDLVSANLSDVDRYTLLNDQIVAARGEDFTLDIEGVERLSCTSASIAPEAACTSVQLHLQVTPGRFADVWNAAQAAAAAQIAVGANSPFLFGRELWRESRPPLFQQSTDTRPPELQAQGVRPRTWFGERWISSAYDLFEENLRFFPPLLPIRDEEDPLRVLDEGGIPKLAELVLHNGTVYRWNRPVYGIADGVPHLRVENRVLPAGPTVIDVVANAAFYYGLVRALAAEARPVWTRLPFEAAAANFDHACRYGIDARMEWPRRGRYGGVTRVPAVQLVLDELLPLAAQGLDAWGVEPADRDLYLGVIEERCKRGVNGASWQSRTFHKALESGMGRDAALAATTQRYCELMHLGEPVHTWPVGLREPAVPLG; translated from the coding sequence ATGGGGGAGAAGGTCGTGGCGGGGCCGATCGGCCTGTCCGATCGCCGACGGTACCGCGAAAAGCTCCAGCAGTGCCTGGCGGGGCTGGCGCGCTTGTTGGCGGAGAAGCAGTTCGACCGTCCCAAGAATCTCATGGGACTGGAGATCGAGCTGAATCTGGCGGGGTCCGACGGCATGCCGAGAATGATGAATGCGCAAGTACTCGAACGCATCGCGAGCCGTGATTTCCAAACAGAACTCGCCATGTTCAACCTGGAAGTCAACATTGCTCCCCATCGGCTTGAGGGTCGTGTATTCGACCGTCTCGCGGAGGAGCTGCGGACCTCGTTCGCGTATGCCCACCGGAAGGCGAACGAGGTCGATGCCGGGATTGTGATGATCGGTATTCTGCCGACCCTCGCCCGCGACGACCTGGTCTCCGCGAACCTCTCTGACGTGGACCGCTACACGCTGCTCAACGACCAGATCGTGGCGGCCCGCGGCGAGGACTTCACGCTGGACATCGAGGGTGTGGAGCGGCTCAGCTGCACCTCGGCGTCCATCGCGCCCGAAGCGGCCTGCACCTCGGTGCAGTTGCATCTCCAGGTCACACCCGGACGGTTCGCCGATGTGTGGAACGCGGCGCAGGCCGCCGCCGCGGCCCAGATCGCGGTCGGCGCCAACTCGCCGTTCCTCTTCGGCCGTGAGCTGTGGCGCGAGTCCCGGCCGCCGCTGTTCCAGCAGTCCACCGACACCCGCCCGCCCGAGCTCCAGGCGCAGGGGGTGAGGCCGCGGACCTGGTTCGGCGAACGGTGGATCTCCTCGGCGTACGACCTCTTCGAGGAGAACCTGCGCTTCTTTCCTCCGCTGTTGCCCATCCGCGACGAGGAGGACCCGCTGCGCGTCCTCGACGAGGGAGGCATCCCGAAGCTCGCCGAACTCGTGCTCCACAACGGCACCGTCTACCGCTGGAACCGCCCGGTGTACGGCATCGCCGACGGTGTCCCGCATCTGCGCGTCGAGAACAGGGTGCTGCCGGCGGGCCCCACCGTGATCGACGTCGTCGCCAACGCGGCCTTCTACTACGGGCTCGTACGCGCACTGGCCGCCGAGGCACGGCCCGTCTGGACCCGGCTGCCCTTCGAGGCAGCGGCCGCCAACTTCGACCACGCCTGCCGGTACGGCATCGACGCCCGCATGGAGTGGCCGCGGCGCGGCCGGTACGGCGGGGTCACGCGGGTGCCCGCGGTACAGCTGGTGCTGGACGAGCTGCTGCCGCTCGCCGCGCAGGGGCTGGACGCGTGGGGCGTCGAGCCGGCCGACCGGGACCTCTACCTCGGTGTGATCGAGGAGCGGTGCAAGCGAGGGGTCAACGGAGCCTCCTGGCAGTCGCGTACGTTCCACAAGGCGCTGGAGAGCGGCATGGGGCGGGATGCCGCGCTGGCCGCCACGACGCAGCGGTACTGCGAGCTGATGCACCTCGGTGAGCCGGTGCACACCTGGCCGGTCGGGTTGCGCGAGCCGGCCGTCCCGCTGGGGTGA
- a CDS encoding substrate-binding and VWA domain-containing protein: MGRHSLPDGPRRGRTGPRSRIPRRNVALAAGLALALAAGTAAAVDGGPLSFGSSCWDSAVRLRIVAAPGIAPALKDAAGYARDNDVTSDGSCLDISVTARDTYEVMDDLRSRRKGATDFEAWVPDSGVWVNRVLADDRSIPVTPAGNVALSPIAVAMIPTAAKSLGWPEKQYSWTELTGAAMTSDRLKLGAGDPSRSATGLLALTQLNHAASGSKDGDTQAAATAKALSQRTSDNDGQVLETLPRDLSAAEQGNPRRNQALILAEQAAFAYNASADSGDDLDLFYPKDGSPRLDHPFALVDEPTLTTDESRAALRFMTLLGEPEGRRILEKHGFRTDDDEAPAGLVAGAGGRAPQPYTVLPDEPITDKEIEEALGMWTITVQSARLTTVVDASSSMSDPVPGTSESRMAVTRAALLQALTTFTPEDEVGLWTFSTKLDGKRDYRVLVPTDRLGDQVGSGTQRDRLSAAFRGLKPVPDGATGLYDTTLAAYKAATASYRKGKFNAVVLLTDGVNQDPGSISRSSLVAELRRITDPERPVPLIAIAVGPEADKDELGEIAEATGGSGHLVTDPSQIHSVILKAVVRAGDRN; encoded by the coding sequence ATGGGACGTCACAGCTTGCCCGACGGGCCGCGAAGGGGCCGCACCGGCCCCCGGTCACGCATTCCGCGCCGCAACGTGGCACTCGCGGCGGGCCTCGCGCTCGCCCTCGCCGCCGGCACCGCGGCCGCGGTCGACGGCGGCCCGCTCTCCTTCGGCTCGTCCTGCTGGGACAGCGCCGTCCGCCTCAGGATCGTCGCCGCTCCCGGCATCGCGCCCGCTCTCAAGGACGCGGCCGGCTACGCACGGGACAACGACGTGACGTCCGACGGCAGCTGCCTCGACATCAGCGTGACCGCCCGGGACACCTACGAGGTCATGGACGACCTGCGGTCGCGGCGCAAGGGCGCGACCGACTTCGAGGCGTGGGTACCGGACTCTGGCGTGTGGGTGAACCGGGTCCTGGCGGACGACCGGTCGATTCCGGTGACCCCGGCCGGCAATGTCGCCCTGTCCCCCATCGCCGTCGCCATGATCCCCACGGCGGCGAAGTCCCTCGGCTGGCCCGAGAAGCAGTACTCCTGGACCGAGCTGACCGGCGCGGCCATGACGAGCGACCGCCTGAAGCTCGGCGCGGGCGACCCCTCGCGCAGTGCCACCGGCCTGCTCGCGCTGACCCAGCTGAACCACGCGGCGAGCGGGTCGAAGGACGGCGACACGCAGGCGGCCGCCACCGCGAAGGCCCTGTCGCAGCGCACCTCCGACAACGACGGCCAGGTCCTGGAGACCCTGCCGCGCGACCTCTCCGCCGCCGAGCAGGGCAACCCGAGGCGCAATCAGGCGCTGATCCTCGCCGAGCAGGCGGCGTTCGCGTACAACGCGTCGGCGGACAGCGGCGACGACCTCGACCTGTTCTATCCGAAGGACGGCTCGCCCCGCCTCGACCACCCGTTCGCACTGGTCGACGAACCGACGCTGACCACCGACGAGAGCCGGGCGGCGCTGCGGTTCATGACACTCCTCGGCGAGCCCGAGGGGCGCAGAATCCTGGAGAAGCACGGTTTCCGTACGGACGACGACGAGGCCCCGGCCGGCCTGGTCGCCGGAGCGGGAGGCCGAGCGCCGCAGCCGTACACGGTGCTGCCGGACGAACCGATCACGGACAAGGAGATCGAGGAGGCCCTCGGCATGTGGACGATCACCGTGCAGAGCGCCCGTCTGACCACGGTCGTCGATGCCTCCTCGTCCATGTCGGACCCGGTGCCGGGCACCAGCGAGTCCCGGATGGCCGTGACCAGGGCGGCGCTGCTCCAGGCCCTGACCACCTTCACCCCGGAGGACGAGGTCGGGCTGTGGACGTTCTCCACGAAGCTCGACGGCAAGCGCGACTACCGCGTCCTCGTGCCGACCGACCGGCTCGGCGACCAGGTGGGCAGCGGTACGCAGCGGGACCGGCTGTCGGCGGCCTTCCGTGGCCTCAAGCCGGTGCCGGACGGTGCGACCGGCCTGTACGACACCACCCTGGCCGCGTACAAGGCGGCCACGGCCTCCTATCGCAAGGGCAAGTTCAACGCGGTGGTCCTGCTGACCGACGGTGTGAACCAGGACCCCGGGAGCATCTCGCGCTCCAGCCTCGTCGCCGAGCTCCGCAGGATCACCGACCCGGAGCGCCCCGTGCCTCTGATCGCGATCGCGGTGGGCCCGGAGGCCGACAAGGACGAGCTGGGCGAAATCGCCGAGGCGACCGGCGGGTCGGGCCATCTGGTCACCGACCCGTCCCAGATCCACTCGGTGATCCTGAAGGCCGTCGTTCGGGCGGGCGACAGAAACTGA
- a CDS encoding CPBP family intramembrane glutamic endopeptidase has translation MQVGQGPVADSFPGERPTRRILRDETLLVLGVSLGASGVSALISFVGSVTRPGGLKDQAATLNASAAPGRPWLDLAWQLFGIASALVPVALVAHFLLREGKGLRTLGFDRTRPWPDLGRGAAIAAVIGSSGIAFYLAARGFGFNLTVVPEALPDVWWKFPVLILSAIQNSVLEEVIVVGYLLRRLDQLGWTPVSALVASSVLRGSYHLYQGIGGFIGNMVMGVVFVYLYRRWGRVGPLVVAHSLLDIGAFVGYALLAGKVGWLPTA, from the coding sequence GTGCAGGTGGGGCAGGGGCCGGTGGCTGATTCCTTTCCCGGGGAACGGCCCACGCGGCGGATCCTCCGCGACGAGACGTTGCTCGTACTGGGGGTCTCGCTCGGGGCGAGCGGGGTCTCCGCGCTGATCAGCTTTGTCGGGTCGGTCACCAGACCGGGAGGTCTGAAGGATCAGGCGGCCACGCTCAACGCCTCGGCCGCGCCCGGCCGTCCGTGGCTCGATCTGGCCTGGCAGCTGTTCGGGATCGCGTCCGCGCTGGTGCCGGTCGCCCTGGTCGCCCACTTCCTGCTCCGCGAGGGCAAGGGGCTGCGCACGCTCGGCTTCGACCGCACCCGTCCGTGGCCCGATCTGGGCCGGGGCGCCGCGATCGCCGCGGTGATCGGCAGCTCCGGTATCGCCTTCTACCTGGCGGCGCGCGGTTTCGGCTTCAATCTCACCGTGGTGCCCGAGGCCCTGCCCGACGTGTGGTGGAAGTTCCCCGTCCTGATCCTCTCCGCGATCCAGAACTCGGTGCTGGAGGAGGTCATCGTCGTCGGGTATCTGTTGCGCCGCCTCGACCAGTTGGGCTGGACGCCGGTCTCCGCCCTGGTGGCCAGCTCGGTGCTGCGCGGCTCGTACCACCTCTACCAGGGCATCGGCGGGTTCATCGGCAACATGGTGATGGGCGTGGTCTTCGTCTATCTGTACCGCCGCTGGGGCCGGGTCGGTCCGCTGGTGGTCGCCCACTCGCTCCTCGACATCGGGGCGTTCGTGGGATACGCGCTGCTGGCGGGCAAGGTGGGGTGGCTGCCCACCGCCTGA
- a CDS encoding PhzF family phenazine biosynthesis protein, whose product MRIRIVDAFTDRPFAGNPAGVLLLDASTSFPDDTWLQNVALEVNHAETAFAHPLPEGGDADWALRWFTPAAEVAMCGHATLATAHVLATTGAARGPVRFATRSGVLVATALDDGSITMDFPTAPLTAVANPPGVAEALGAEPLTTHDTGPDIGDLLVELADEKTVLGLAPDLVALGRHSERGIIATARAEDPSRGYDFVSRCFFPNIGIDEDPVTGSAHTALAPFWSERLGRAELTGLQASSRSGRVRTELRGERTFLSGRAVTVIEGDLLV is encoded by the coding sequence ATGCGGATTCGTATCGTCGACGCCTTCACCGACCGCCCCTTCGCCGGCAACCCGGCCGGGGTCCTCCTCCTCGACGCCTCGACGTCCTTCCCGGACGACACCTGGCTGCAGAACGTGGCACTGGAGGTCAACCACGCCGAGACGGCCTTCGCCCACCCCCTCCCGGAGGGCGGTGACGCCGACTGGGCACTTCGCTGGTTCACCCCCGCCGCCGAGGTCGCGATGTGCGGCCACGCGACACTCGCCACCGCTCACGTGCTGGCCACCACGGGGGCGGCGCGGGGCCCCGTACGGTTCGCGACCAGGAGCGGTGTGCTCGTCGCGACCGCGCTCGACGACGGCTCCATCACGATGGACTTCCCGACCGCCCCGCTCACCGCCGTCGCGAACCCGCCGGGCGTCGCCGAGGCCCTGGGCGCCGAGCCGCTCACCACGCACGACACCGGCCCGGACATCGGCGACCTGCTCGTCGAACTCGCCGACGAGAAGACGGTCCTGGGCCTGGCCCCCGACCTCGTGGCCCTCGGCCGCCACTCGGAACGAGGCATCATCGCGACGGCCCGCGCCGAAGATCCCTCCAGGGGCTACGACTTCGTCTCCCGCTGCTTCTTCCCGAACATCGGCATCGACGAGGACCCGGTCACCGGCAGCGCCCACACGGCCCTCGCCCCGTTCTGGTCCGAGCGCCTCGGCCGGGCCGAACTCACCGGCCTCCAGGCCTCGTCCCGCTCCGGACGGGTCCGCACGGAGCTCAGGGGCGAGCGCACGTTCCTCTCCGGCCGTGCGGTCACCGTGATCGAGGGCGACCTGCTCGTGTGA
- a CDS encoding PadR family transcriptional regulator, which produces MRSHGEEYGPGFGPGHGRGHGHGGPGRGGFEGRRAAFGPFGPGFGGPGFGPGPWGGRGGRGGPRGRARRGDVRASILALLKDRPMHGYEMIQEIAERSGGAWKPSPGSVYPTLQLLEDEGLISNATEGGKKLFSLTEEGRVAADEGAEAPWEDAGRGVDWEALSDIRQAGFGLMEAFGQVWKTGSKEQREKALAVINDSRKKLYLILADED; this is translated from the coding sequence ATGCGTTCCCATGGAGAGGAATACGGACCGGGCTTCGGCCCCGGTCACGGTCGTGGGCACGGCCACGGCGGGCCCGGTCGGGGCGGCTTCGAAGGGCGGCGTGCGGCCTTCGGTCCCTTCGGGCCCGGCTTCGGCGGTCCCGGATTCGGTCCGGGCCCCTGGGGCGGGCGCGGAGGCCGGGGCGGACCGCGCGGCAGGGCGCGGCGCGGCGACGTACGCGCATCGATCCTGGCGCTGCTCAAGGACCGGCCCATGCATGGTTACGAGATGATCCAGGAGATCGCCGAGCGCAGCGGAGGGGCGTGGAAGCCGAGCCCCGGCTCGGTGTACCCCACCCTTCAGCTGCTGGAGGACGAGGGCCTGATCAGCAATGCGACCGAGGGCGGCAAAAAGCTGTTCTCGCTGACCGAGGAGGGTCGCGTCGCCGCCGACGAGGGAGCGGAAGCGCCCTGGGAGGACGCGGGGCGCGGGGTCGACTGGGAGGCGCTGAGCGACATCCGGCAGGCCGGCTTCGGCCTGATGGAGGCGTTCGGGCAGGTCTGGAAGACCGGCAGCAAGGAGCAGCGCGAGAAGGCGCTGGCCGTCATCAACGACTCGCGCAAGAAGCTGTACCTGATCCTCGCCGACGAGGACTGA
- a CDS encoding type II toxin-antitoxin system Rv0910 family toxin, with the protein MAEVSAEARIEAPPEKVWAQLTDFSSYGEWNSTHTSFPKGGPQVLEVGGTFEENMKLMGFPAEVNWTIEELETARTFAIRGKGPMSVIVATRYTLAPEGEATTVRIDGEFTGAAVSLMAGKLKDSATAALNESLRKLGGLVA; encoded by the coding sequence ATGGCCGAAGTCAGCGCGGAAGCACGGATCGAGGCGCCCCCCGAGAAGGTCTGGGCGCAGCTCACGGACTTCTCCTCGTACGGGGAGTGGAACTCCACGCACACCAGCTTCCCGAAGGGCGGCCCCCAGGTCCTGGAAGTGGGCGGCACCTTCGAGGAGAACATGAAGCTCATGGGCTTCCCCGCCGAGGTCAACTGGACCATCGAGGAGCTGGAGACGGCCCGGACGTTCGCGATCCGCGGCAAGGGGCCGATGTCCGTGATCGTCGCGACCCGCTACACGCTGGCCCCCGAGGGCGAGGCCACCACGGTCCGTATCGACGGCGAGTTCACGGGCGCCGCCGTCTCGCTGATGGCGGGCAAGCTGAAGGACTCGGCGACGGCGGCCCTCAACGAGTCCCTGCGCAAACTGGGCGGGCTGGTTGCCTAG
- a CDS encoding Clp protease N-terminal domain-containing protein, which produces MQHRTPHQQATERGSVGVDADARIGAALAAVVAGARRRALRDGDRQIDTAHLLHTLLESDPEVRELFGGGPQIARLLGYLVQRSIGYGLRWQGSVEDSGAVPTVTGDGWSPVAAAVMTAAYERATRRGDLLAEGVDLLAALITEPESRAVEVLGRAGVDVRELLARLDGAAGRGVEA; this is translated from the coding sequence GTGCAACACCGTACCCCCCATCAGCAGGCCACCGAGCGAGGCTCGGTCGGCGTGGACGCGGACGCCCGGATCGGCGCGGCGCTGGCAGCCGTGGTCGCCGGAGCGCGCAGACGGGCGCTGCGGGACGGGGACCGGCAGATCGACACGGCTCATCTGCTGCACACGCTCCTGGAGTCGGACCCCGAAGTGCGCGAGCTCTTCGGAGGCGGCCCGCAGATCGCCCGCCTGCTCGGCTACCTCGTGCAGCGCAGCATCGGGTACGGCCTCCGCTGGCAGGGCTCCGTCGAGGACTCGGGAGCCGTGCCGACGGTGACCGGCGACGGGTGGTCGCCGGTGGCGGCCGCGGTCATGACGGCCGCGTACGAGCGCGCCACGCGGCGGGGTGACCTGCTCGCGGAAGGAGTCGACCTGCTCGCCGCGCTCATCACCGAACCTGAGTCGCGGGCCGTGGAGGTGCTGGGGCGCGCGGGGGTCGACGTGCGGGAACTGCTGGCGCGCCTGGACGGTGCGGCCGGTCGGGGCGTCGAGGCCTGA
- a CDS encoding EamA family transporter translates to MPVHTSESSQGNRGRGVGLGLALGSAVAFGGSGVAAKPLIEAGLDPLHVVWLRVAGAALVMLPLAVRHRRLVREHPALLAGFGLLAVAGVQAFYFASISRIPVGVALLVEYLAPALVLGWVRFVQRRPVTRAAALGVVLAVGGLACVVEVWAGLSFDVLGLLLALGAACCQVGYFVLSDQGSDAGEEAPAPLGVIAYGLLVGALVLTVVARPWGMDWSVLAGRADMDGTAVAASLLLGWIVLIATVVAYVTGVLSVRRLSPQVAGVVACLEAVVATVLAWVLLGEHLSAPQIIGGAVVLCGAFIAQTSTQAKTSQTPAEASRTPQEPGAGKGSQEPGARAAGDTERELSGRGTAL, encoded by the coding sequence GTGCCGGTGCATACGTCAGAGAGCAGTCAGGGCAACCGCGGCAGGGGCGTCGGGCTGGGGCTCGCGCTCGGGTCCGCGGTGGCGTTCGGTGGATCCGGTGTCGCCGCCAAGCCGTTGATCGAGGCGGGCCTCGACCCCCTGCATGTGGTGTGGCTGCGCGTCGCGGGCGCCGCGCTGGTCATGCTGCCGTTGGCCGTGCGCCACCGGCGGCTGGTGCGCGAACACCCCGCGCTGCTCGCCGGATTCGGCCTGCTGGCCGTCGCCGGCGTCCAGGCCTTCTACTTCGCCTCGATCTCCCGGATACCCGTCGGGGTCGCGCTGCTCGTCGAGTACCTCGCGCCGGCGCTGGTCCTCGGCTGGGTGCGGTTCGTGCAACGCCGGCCCGTCACCCGTGCCGCCGCCCTCGGGGTGGTCCTCGCCGTCGGCGGTCTCGCCTGCGTCGTGGAAGTGTGGGCGGGGCTGAGCTTCGATGTCCTCGGACTGCTGCTCGCACTCGGCGCCGCATGCTGCCAGGTCGGCTACTTCGTCCTGTCCGACCAGGGCAGCGACGCGGGCGAGGAGGCGCCGGCCCCGCTCGGCGTCATCGCGTACGGACTGCTCGTCGGTGCGCTGGTCCTGACGGTCGTCGCGCGGCCGTGGGGCATGGACTGGTCGGTCCTCGCGGGCCGTGCGGACATGGACGGAACGGCCGTCGCGGCCTCGTTGCTGCTGGGCTGGATCGTGCTGATCGCGACCGTCGTCGCCTACGTGACCGGCGTCCTGTCGGTGCGCAGGCTCTCGCCCCAGGTGGCGGGAGTCGTGGCGTGCCTGGAGGCGGTCGTCGCGACCGTGCTCGCCTGGGTCCTGCTCGGCGAGCACCTCTCGGCGCCCCAGATCATCGGCGGCGCGGTCGTGCTGTGCGGCGCCTTCATCGCGCAGACCTCCACGCAGGCCAAGACCTCGCAGACACCGGCGGAGGCTTCGCGGACACCGCAGGAACCGGGGGCGGGGAAGGGCTCGCAGGAACCCGGGGCGCGTGCCGCGGGGGACACCGAAAGGGAGTTGTCGGGACGGGGAACCGCGCTCTAG
- a CDS encoding DMT family transporter has protein sequence MSNAVSGLPLGRGLLYLTVAGAAWGTAGAVAALVYRSSDMGPVALSFWRCAGGLALLLAVRSLRRRACPRVRPRLRTRLLRTGATGVGLAVFQTAYFAAVEATGLAVATVVTLGAGPVLIALGARLTMGERLGRAGYAAVAGALAGLAVLVLGGGGATVRPWGIALAVVSAVGYSVMTLLTRWWGRGGGVDASAGTVGAFAVTTLCLLPFALVEGLVPHTAEPVRVVALLAFVAAVPTALAYALYFAGAAVVRSATVSVIMLLEPVSAAVLAVGLLGERITAPTVAGTLLMLGSVAGLAVAEARGTGTAGTVPEQAPAPLRPRLHDARGSQDPGLGERV, from the coding sequence GTGTCGAATGCCGTCTCCGGCCTGCCCCTCGGGCGAGGCCTCCTCTACCTGACCGTCGCGGGCGCCGCCTGGGGCACCGCGGGCGCGGTCGCCGCGCTCGTCTACCGCTCGAGCGACATGGGTCCCGTCGCTTTGTCCTTCTGGCGCTGCGCGGGCGGCCTGGCCCTGCTGCTCGCCGTCCGGTCGCTGCGACGCCGGGCATGCCCTCGCGTACGGCCCCGGCTGCGTACGCGCCTGCTGCGGACCGGCGCCACGGGCGTCGGGCTGGCGGTCTTCCAGACCGCGTACTTCGCCGCCGTCGAGGCCACCGGACTGGCGGTGGCCACCGTCGTCACCCTCGGCGCCGGGCCTGTGCTCATCGCGCTCGGAGCGCGGCTGACCATGGGAGAGCGGCTCGGACGGGCCGGATACGCCGCCGTCGCCGGGGCCCTCGCCGGGCTCGCGGTGCTGGTGCTCGGCGGCGGGGGCGCGACGGTCCGGCCGTGGGGGATCGCGCTCGCGGTCGTCTCCGCCGTCGGCTACTCCGTCATGACGTTGCTGACCCGCTGGTGGGGGCGTGGCGGTGGGGTCGACGCGTCGGCCGGCACCGTGGGGGCGTTCGCCGTCACGACCTTGTGCCTGCTGCCGTTCGCCCTCGTCGAGGGACTGGTACCGCACACCGCCGAACCTGTCAGGGTCGTCGCGCTGCTGGCGTTCGTCGCGGCTGTCCCGACCGCCCTCGCCTACGCCCTGTACTTCGCCGGCGCGGCCGTCGTCCGCTCGGCCACCGTCTCCGTGATCATGCTCCTCGAACCCGTGAGCGCGGCGGTGCTCGCCGTCGGGCTGCTCGGCGAGCGGATCACCGCGCCGACCGTCGCGGGCACGCTGCTGATGCTCGGATCGGTCGCGGGGCTCGCGGTCGCCGAAGCGCGGGGCACGGGGACCGCCGGGACAGTGCCCGAGCAGGCACCGGCGCCGCTCCGTCCGCGTCTCCACGATGCCCGCGGGTCGCAGGACCCCGGACTCGGCGAGCGCGTATGA
- a CDS encoding FMN-binding negative transcriptional regulator, whose protein sequence is MLIHPWDASLDDAEWQQWLAVHDFGQLAVNGLPGEPPHVQPVHFVHDAERGEVLAHLARPSPLWPALRADPLVTLSVVDDYVFVPGPWQAPPDAPSDHGTPTSFYAAVQLRCTAHVVDDPAEKAELLNRQVGHFQPEGGSAGVAVGEDPYGRLLSGIRGLRLEVTDVRAKFKYASHRSEEIQNRVADELSERDGPGDAAARAHLLRRRRA, encoded by the coding sequence ATGCTCATTCATCCCTGGGACGCGTCCCTCGACGACGCCGAGTGGCAGCAGTGGCTGGCCGTCCACGACTTCGGCCAGCTCGCGGTGAACGGCCTGCCCGGTGAGCCGCCGCACGTCCAGCCCGTCCACTTCGTCCACGACGCCGAGCGCGGTGAGGTCCTCGCCCACCTGGCCCGCCCGAGCCCGCTGTGGCCCGCGCTCCGGGCCGATCCGCTCGTGACGCTGAGCGTGGTCGACGACTACGTGTTCGTGCCGGGCCCCTGGCAGGCTCCGCCCGACGCCCCGTCGGACCACGGCACCCCGACGAGCTTCTACGCCGCCGTCCAGCTCCGCTGCACCGCCCACGTGGTGGACGACCCCGCGGAGAAGGCCGAGCTCCTCAACCGCCAGGTCGGCCACTTCCAGCCGGAGGGCGGCTCGGCCGGCGTGGCCGTCGGGGAGGACCCGTACGGCCGGCTGCTGTCCGGGATTCGCGGCCTGCGGCTCGAAGTGACCGACGTACGGGCGAAGTTCAAGTACGCCAGCCACCGGTCGGAGGAAATCCAGAACCGTGTCGCGGACGAACTGTCCGAGAGGGACGGTCCCGGGGACGCGGCGGCGCGAGCGCATCTGCTGAGGCGGCGCCGGGCCTGA
- a CDS encoding pyridoxamine 5'-phosphate oxidase family protein: MTETAAPHPATYTPTDRTVPTRSRDRAAYDHEMVHSILDEGYVGHLGFVRDGAPVVLPTLYGRVGERLYVHGSTGSRPLRMAGQADPGLPVCLTVTHVDGLVLARSAFHHSINYRSVVVHGVAHQVTDPDEKREALDALVDHVVPGRSYDSRPANAKELAATAVLRLDLAEVSAKLRTGGPNDEPEDLGLRHWTGVLPVRTSYGAPVAADDLAPGIEVPDYLTTL, translated from the coding sequence ATGACGGAGACGGCCGCCCCGCACCCCGCCACCTACACCCCGACCGACCGCACCGTCCCCACCCGCTCCCGGGACCGCGCCGCGTACGACCACGAGATGGTGCACTCGATACTCGACGAGGGGTACGTGGGCCATCTCGGCTTCGTCCGGGACGGGGCGCCGGTCGTGCTTCCCACGCTGTACGGACGGGTCGGCGAGCGGCTCTACGTGCACGGCTCGACGGGTTCGCGTCCGCTGCGGATGGCGGGACAGGCCGACCCGGGGCTGCCGGTCTGCCTCACGGTCACGCACGTCGACGGGCTGGTGCTGGCCCGCTCGGCGTTCCACCACTCGATCAACTACCGCTCGGTGGTGGTGCACGGCGTGGCGCACCAGGTGACGGACCCGGACGAGAAGCGGGAGGCGTTGGACGCGCTGGTCGACCACGTGGTGCCCGGCCGCTCGTACGACTCCCGGCCCGCCAACGCCAAGGAGCTGGCCGCCACCGCCGTACTGCGCCTGGACCTCGCCGAGGTCTCCGCCAAGCTGCGCACCGGCGGGCCGAACGACGAACCCGAGGACCTCGGGCTGCGCCACTGGACCGGCGTCCTCCCGGTCCGCACGAGCTACGGAGCTCCCGTGGCGGCCGACGACCTGGCGCCCGGCATCGAGGTGCCCGACTACCTGACGACGCTCTGA